The Ralstonia sp. RRA DNA segment AAATACGTCTACCGCGACCACCTGGCCGGTGTACGCATTCACCTTTGCTTGGGTCAGTACGATTGCGTCCTGGGGTCGTTGACGGGCAAGGTAAAGCTCGAAGACAACAACATCGCCCTCCCAAAACGTCCCGAGTGTGAGGTTTTCGGGGCGCGGGAATGGCGGGAACGCCTTTAGACGCTCGCGCGTTGCAGTTCTAGCAATTTCCTGCAGTTCACCAAGCGGAACCCTTTTAGGCCAATTCATTGCATCTCCCTGCTCGGACGGCGGCTTCTGGCCGAAGACGGACGTTGGCGCCCTCTAGCGAGTAAAGCGCGCCATCAAGACATCATCAATATATGACCCATCAGGCAGTCGTATACGCCTCTCGAATCGCCCCTCTTCAACGAACCCGAAGCGCTTGTACAGCTCAAGGGCTCGAGCGTTTGTAGCACGTACGCGAAGTTCAATTTTTTCGACGCGGGGATTGTTTTCCGCCCATCCCATCAACTCGACCATGAGAGCGGTGCCAATCCCATGCTCCAGATAACCGGGATGGACGACTATCGTGAGACTAAAGACGTGAGCCTGCGCAATGAGCACCATCGGCTCCAGCAGTGCGTGTCCAATGAGAACTCCCTGGCGCTCGGCAACAAGGTACATCCCTTCTTGCTCTAGGAATTCGATTTTTTGCTCGAATGCGTCAACCTGCAGTTCGTGAGGCTGTGACACAAGCAGGCCCGGCGTCAGCGCGGTGGCTTTCTCTGCAGCACACAATGCCGCAGCATCGCCTTTGCCTGCCCTTCGAATCGTGGCACGTGTTGTCATAGCAACCTATGGTTCATTGTCTCTACGCTCAGCCAGGATGTATCGCATACACGCTCCAGTCTTGATGGTTCCGATTTTGCCAGCCCAATATGCTCAATCAGCAGGGCGATAGCCTATGACGCTTCAGGGCTGGCGCCGGACAGGTCGCACCACATGTGAATCTTCGACACAAAGCCATTTCCAACGGCGATGGCGTAAGGCTCACAGCCAAATTGGATAAATCCGCTACGCTCATAAAGTGTTTGGGCAGCGAGATTGCCTTCGGAAACCGTCAACTGAATCACCCGGACGCCATGTCTTTCCTTCGCATATCCAAGCGCGCACTTCATCAACTGGCCCCCGAGTCCGAGGTGGCGAAACCCAGCGGAGACATACATGCCAAACAACGTTGCCTTGTGACGCGTCTTTTCCCGTCGCTCAAAGGCGAGGCCGACAACGCCAGCCAGTTGGTTGT contains these protein-coding regions:
- a CDS encoding GNAT family N-acetyltransferase, which translates into the protein MTTRATIRRAGKGDAAALCAAEKATALTPGLLVSQPHELQVDAFEQKIEFLEQEGMYLVAERQGVLIGHALLEPMVLIAQAHVFSLTIVVHPGYLEHGIGTALMVELMGWAENNPRVEKIELRVRATNARALELYKRFGFVEEGRFERRIRLPDGSYIDDVLMARFTR
- a CDS encoding GNAT family N-acetyltransferase, which produces MELIRLSPANVREYRSLMLEAYSLHLDAFTSSATERESLPLSWWEQRLSEGEDANEVVFGCVCDNQLAGVVGLAFERREKTRHKATLFGMYVSAGFRHLGLGGQLMKCALGYAKERHGVRVIQLTVSEGNLAAQTLYERSGFIQFGCEPYAIAVGNGFVSKIHMWCDLSGASPEAS